Below is a genomic region from Fulvia fulva chromosome 13, complete sequence.
AGAGACTCATCTTGGAACAGGACGCGCCTGACTGGAGATCTTTCGAGGGAAATGGCCGGCAGTTCTTATGCAGTGCCCAAGTCGCAGATGGCATCAAGACGGAACTTCGAGATGCCATCGGCGCAGCAGGGACGGACATATGTGATCTGCCATCGGCTCTTTCTGATGAAGTACCACTTGCCGTACTCAAACAATTGGGCAATGAGCTGGCATCTGAAATAGGCGGTGAGATTCGACCTGAGGGTGATCATGTCGTGTATGTCCCCAGCAACTACTCCGCTGCGGTAGAAGAAAAGCTTCGTCAAATACAAGAAGCACGATCACGGGAATTGTTTCAAGAGCTCGAGAAGGAAGGCTACTGTATCATCGAACCCGAGAGCTCCAGTGTCCAAGAAGCACGTAACGCGAGCGAGGAGCTCGGGCGCGCGGTTGCCCAGCATTACCAAGACATTCACGCTGATAAGCCGGCACCTCAGCTGATAATCATCAAGAGCGACAATCCGTATCTCCATTCCGCCGCATCTTGGCCAACTCAAGACATGACACTGATCATCACGCCGTATCGCCTTGAGAAGCACCTGGAAACCATGAAGGCCGCAATGCGAGAACACACAAAGAGCGTCTGGGAGAACGATCCACGCACGACTACAGCAGAAGGCATCATGAAGGTGATGAAGAACGAGAACCTCAACATGGGCGACAAATGGAAGCTGTCGAAACTTATAGCGCTGAGCGACCATCACGACAAGATTCGTGGAGTGGTGCATGATCAGGTCCAACAGCTCAACGAAGAGGACCATCAGAAGCTTGTTCAGCTCATCGAAGCGAGGCTCATCATACCGCTTCAGCTTTACACCGCTGGCATCAACTCGATCGAGGACGCCACACTCAAACAGCATCTTGAGGACTTCGTTACAGACCACTTCCGACTCGAGGTTGTGCCTCAGGTCGTCAAAGCGGCTCGTGATCAAAGACTCCTCAGTGATCGCAGTCGAGAACGAGAGGTGGATAAATTCCGCAACACAGCAGCCGAAGCCAAGACTCTTGCAGCTTTGCAGACGAGTGTGTCCAAGCTGCAAAAGAAGCTGAAGATCGAAGCGACAACCGACGAGGTCGTCAAACATGCCAAATACCGAACGCTACAAGCCGCAGTCAAATCTATGCGCCGCATGAGTCGCGGCTCCGACGTCCTGCAAAATCTCATCTGGATTATGCTCGCCCGACACAGCGAAGGCCTATTCATGAGCTCCGGTAAAGACACCAGCAGGATGATCAAGCAATACGCCAACGTCGGAGATGCAGAGATGGCAGCCAAGCTGAGCAGATGGCGGGACTTGCTCAAAGCGGGCGAACAGACCAAGGACGATATTAAGGCAATGCAGGAAGCGGCGAAGACGGCTGCTGAGGAGCTCAGTCCAATCTTGAGGAGGAAGAGCTCGGTGTCGTCACAGCATACTGCTACTCGCACTGCCGGGACGAGGAGTCCGACGCTGTCGAGGAGGAAGTCGTCGTATGCTATTGAGGATGTGGGGAATTCGGCGCCGCCGAAGGAGTGGCAGCCTTGATTGTGCGTTATCGTTGAGGGAAACTCTGCACTCCAAGGACGTTTAAGGGGATATACGTTGGCATTGTGGTGTCAGAGACTGAGATGTTCCTGAGCTCGCATACCGACCTACTCCTCGCACGATTCTTAAATGCCTGGCTCATTGGCCCCGACGCGCAGACGAAATCGCTGCAATCCTTTCTTGAAAATGCCACAACTCCTGAACCACATCTGTCAACCTTTGCTTTCATCCCAGATCACTGACCGGCTTGGCCAGAGCAAGAAACCTTGTGGCATCGATGTGTATCTCGACAGCGGCCATGCAGGCTTTGACAGCTTTGAAATAATGAGGCAGTGTCCTCCGATGGGTGGTGTGCCTGTTTTGGGTCAAATCCCAGAGATCTCGGGATTTGCCGTCGCTGTGGTGGGCTTGCTGGTGCGAGGTGTTGGGGCCGGCAATCGCGAAGGCTCGACATGACTGGCTGATGATTTGGCCTAGGTTTGCATACGGTGCCGGCATCATGGGCAGGTGGGAGGCTGTCATGGATAGCGAGGCTGTGCTGACTAGGCTGTGGCCAAGATGTTGATATCGCCAGGATATATAGATCTCTTTCTCACCGCATCGTCCTCCTCTGATGATCCGGCGGCACCGGGATATCATTCTTCCTATCATTCGCCTTGTAGTCCTCCTTATCCTCATCAACACCCGGCATCATGATCTGCCTCATCCACACTGCTCTCACATGAGCAACAAGCACAAAGATCCACATAGCCACCAGCAAGATCGTCATGATCGAAGCTACCCATAGTATCCCCTCACTCCCAAGCTGTTCACCAATCCGTATCGTCGCAATCGTGAAGCCCACATTCGGGAACACGAAAGCCCACCAAGCGAGATGAAACGTCATCTTCTTCACTCCTCCGAGCACACTAAGCATCGCAATGCAGAAGAACCACAAGCTGAGGCACCAGAGGAAGATGGCGATGAAGTCTGCCATGGTCTGGAGTACGATGATTATGCCGGGTCGTGCTTGGAAGTCACCCATGTCCTCGTGGAGTGCCTGCGAGAGGCCGATGAGGGCCAAGCCTGTGAAAGATGGTGGGCCGACGGCGATGAACATGCCGGGTCGGAGGTTTGGAGCGGGAAGGCCGAACTGCATCAGGCGGTGCATGTAGATGGCGTAGACCATGAAGGCAACCATCCAGCCGAGTCCTTGGAATGTGATGCCGGCGACGATGATGGCTTCGCGTTGGGATACTGGTTAGGAGTCGGCGATTACGCTTGCGAGCGTACCGGTAAGCATGACTGGGTTCTGTTAGTGTTGGAAGCAAGGAAGGGCATGATGGATCGTACTTGGGAAGATAGGCAGAACCCAACCCGGCGTCATACTCTGTATCGTCAACCGCTTGGCAGAGAAGAGGACCAGGTATTGCGACACAGCAGTGGTGAAAGTCGCGGCAACGTAGATCCAGAAGAGGACCCGCACGACCACTGTCAGCCAGGGCCCGGTGCTAGGTCCTCCGTAGATCTGCATGCAGCTGACCACACTGACGAAGGCGAGAAAGAATGTCGCAAAGAAGAGAGACTCGGTCGGGTGCATCAATGACTTCTTCAGGGCGCCAGGGTTCATGATGAACCGGGTTGCCATCATTGCACATAGTGAGAGGAAGATGACAAGGTCGAAGATGTAGACAACTTTGCCTATCGTCTCAAGGCCCGGAAAGCGGTTGGGTGTGTTGTGGAGGGGAAGAGCGAGACCTCCTGTGCTCATCGGTCTGTCTTGGTCAGTAGAGGTTGATATGGTTGGTAGCAATCGTTACGTACAGTGTGAACCATGCCCAAGTAAAGTGCTTAATCCGCTCCCGTGTCGGAACGAGATATGAAAGATCATCAGGAACCGGCAACCGCAAATCGATGCCATCGAGATGCTTGAGCTTCTCAGTATCATTCAAATTGACCTGCGACCCTGCTCTCGATGGCAGGGCTGATGTGGCGCGAGACGGGTTCGTAGATGGGAGGTACCGTTGCCAGAAGAGGTGCTGTTCGTTAGGCATGGTTATTTTGTATCCTGGAGGCTCATGATGGAGACGTGTTTGGCTAGGCAGCGTCTTTTACTTATGTTGTGCGACGTCGGACACTTGTGTCAGTCTAATGCATGATGTAAGTGCGAGATTGTGGTTCGATTGGGGCTCGATGATGGCATTGAGCCGACAGTAGCCATTGCTTTGGCTTTGGGCAGCATTGCTTGTCGCTGTAAGAACTTTCACATGCTGATATCTGGTGTGTACAGGCATTGAGATGCAGATGAGAGGGAGTGAGCAAGGACGTGATGTGTGGAACCTATTTCGGGATATCAGCGGACTGCGTGGTTGCTTGGCCTCCCTTTCTCTTGTCGATGCTTTGATCTTCACTCTTGTCCATCAACAATACGGAGATCGTCCACGTACCTGTGTGGTGTCAGAACGCATATGCCCATGCCGACTCTGGAGCCATACTTTTTGTTGCATATCGACACCCTCCTTACGTTGACCGAGCATCGCAAACACCCAGCGCCAAGAGCATCATCGAACAACCAGTCGGTCCGTTGAACAACATAGGCTGAACGCCCAAGTCCCGCCAAGTCTACAGCCCAGTATGGACGCCTTATCATGGCACGTGAAAGAGCTTGTATGAAACGTTGGGATGACGAGGCTGCCAAGTGCATGCCGCAAGCACGTTGGGTCGACGCGTACCTTAAAAGCACGACAATGAACCGGAAGGCGCAGTAGCATCGCAACAAATGCGTTGGGCTTGGCGATAACATTATTGGCAATGCATACGATAGTGCATGCGAAAAGATCAGAGCCCGATCACTTCGGTGTCTCAGAAAGTCAGGCCAAGTACTCTCCCCTTCACCATCATATGCGGGTGAGCTCGTCTTGCTATCGCCGTCTTGCCCACTATGTTGGCGAATACTCTCACTCACACTATAGATGTTCAGAGCACAATCACAAGGTAGGTATGCTGGACATTCGCGACGCGAAGGATGCGGCTACGTCATTCACGATGTGCTCTGAAGGCTGCAGCTGCCTGCTGTCGACACCGAACAACTCTACTAGGACATCGCTTCGTGACTCAAAGCCACGATTGCAGTCAACGTAGGAGTACATAAGGTCGGGAGCAAGTCTTCACTTATCATTCCAGGCGACATCATGTCGACCTCGCAAGGGCTCCTATCATTGCCGAACGATATATTGATCTTGCTGCCCGAGTTCTTGCACCATGTTGAAGACTATATGAACCTGTCTTCGTCTTGTCAAAGGCTAAGACAATGCATGCAGAATGCTTCATCTAACACTGTCCTCCGCCTGGCGGCAGCACAAAGCAAGATCTTCTTTCGACCATCGCCACATTCCCTTGTGGCCGCCACAGCACGAGAGCTTGGCACCTGGGCGCGGGCATCCAAAGAGAACGAGAATGAACTGGCCGAGAAGTGCTTGGATGGTATTGATGGACTCCTCGAGCTGGCAATCGAGCACTGCGGCCTTACCATGGACCGCATTCGCCAACTCCAGCAAATGCGCTTCGACCTCTTCAACCCAATCACCGACATCGTCGACAAATGCGTCGGTAACCAATGGTACGCAACACCCAACTTTTGGAACGGCGGCGTGGACGATGCATATACCATTCAAGCAGAACCATCGGCAACTCTCTTTCATCTTGCTATCTATGGCGAACTGTTTGCGCCCGACTTTGACGCCGTCCTCAACCAAGACAACACCTTCCGGAAGCTCAGCGTGGACACTAGGCTGGAATTCATCAAGTACTGTCTCCCGGACTTTGCGTGCGAACTGAACGGGCATATCAGCTCAGCCAGGCTTCCCGACGGAACCACAGATCCCAGGCGAGCTGTCAAGCAAGTCGGTCCCTACGCTATGAACGAAGACGGCTTTACCAGTGCTCATCATCCAAACAATAACCTTGCTTTGACATGGCTGATCCGTTCTACTCGGTGGCGACCGCATGGGAAGGAAGCTCGAGCTCTAGCAGGTAAGGACTTCCAGGATGACTTTGATGATGGCTGGTGGTACGTCGAAGATAGCGAT
It encodes:
- a CDS encoding Malic acid transport protein codes for the protein MPNEQHLFWQRYLPSTNPSRATSALPSRAGSQVNLNDTEKLKHLDGIDLRLPVPDDLSYLVPTRERIKHFTWAWFTLPMSTGGLALPLHNTPNRFPGLETIGKVVYIFDLVIFLSLCAMMATRFIMNPGALKKSLMHPTESLFFATFFLAFVSVVSCMQIYGGPSTGPWLTVVVRVLFWIYVAATFTTAVSQYLVLFSAKRLTIQSMTPGWVLPIFPIMLTVSQREAIIVAGITFQGLGWMVAFMVYAIYMHRLMQFGLPAPNLRPGMFIAVGPPSFTGLALIGLSQALHEDMGDFQARPGIIIVLQTMADFIAIFLWCLSLWFFCIAMLSVLGGVKKMTFHLAWWAFVFPNVGFTIATIRIGEQLGSEGILWVASIMTILLVAMWIFVLVAHVRAVWMRQIMMPGVDEDKEDYKANDRKNDIPVPPDHQRRTMR